Proteins encoded in a region of the Salvelinus fontinalis isolate EN_2023a chromosome 17, ASM2944872v1, whole genome shotgun sequence genome:
- the LOC129813613 gene encoding myelin protein P0-like isoform X2, which produces MLTILALASVILLGIVPQQSEAIVIYTGWERHALVGSDIRLSCSFFSWRWTSDDVTFSWSYRADGSRDTISVFHYTGGAAYVDNKGQFRDRLEFVGNPGRRDGSILLKNLDYGDNGTFTCDAKNPPDIVGRASSVRLLVFEKVPIQAGVITGSIIGAVLGLLVLVVVIYYLMRFLVARRVFNLSVSKHGKKGKGKEGSQQRQLWRPPPITCLPLTS; this is translated from the exons ATGCTGACCATTTTGGCGCTGGCATCGGTCATACTGCTTGGAATAG TGCCCCAGCAGTCGGAGGCCATCGTCATCTACACGGGCTGGGAGCGTCACGCCCTAGTGGGGTCAGACATCCGTCTGTCATGTTCATTCTTCTCCTGGCGCTGGACTTCCGATGACGTCACCTTCTCCTGGAGCTACCGGGCCGACGGATCCAGGGACACCATCTCT GTCTTCCACTACACTGGTGGAGCTGCCTATGTGGACAACAAGGGACAGTTCAGAGACAGGCTGGAGTTTGTGGGGAACCCCGGTCGCCGGGATGGATCCATCCTACTCAAGAACCTGGACTACGGAGACAACGGCACCTTCACGTGTGATGCCAAGAACCCGCCTGACATAGTGGGACGCGCCTCCAGTGTCAGGCTGCTGGTCTTTGAAAAAG TTCCCATCCAGGCCGGAGTGATCACAGGGTCCATCATCGGTGCGGTGCTGGGTCTGTTGGTGCTCGTCGTTGTCATCTACTATCTCATGAGGTTCCTGGTGGCCCGCAGAGTCTTCAACCTCAGTGTCAG CAAACATGGAAAAAAAGGGAAGGGTAAGGAGGGATCACAGCAGAGACAG CTCTGGAGACCTCCCCCCATCACTTGCCTACCCCTTACCTCCTAA
- the LOC129813613 gene encoding myelin protein P0-like isoform X4, with the protein MLTILALASVILLGIVPQQSEAIVIYTGWERHALVGSDIRLSCSFFSWRWTSDDVTFSWSYRADGSRDTISVFHYTGGAAYVDNKGQFRDRLEFVGNPGRRDGSILLKNLDYGDNGTFTCDAKNPPDIVGRASSVRLLVFEKVPIQAGVITGSIIGAVLGLLVLVVVIYYLMRFLVARRVFNLSVSKHGKKGKGKEGSQQRQ; encoded by the exons ATGCTGACCATTTTGGCGCTGGCATCGGTCATACTGCTTGGAATAG TGCCCCAGCAGTCGGAGGCCATCGTCATCTACACGGGCTGGGAGCGTCACGCCCTAGTGGGGTCAGACATCCGTCTGTCATGTTCATTCTTCTCCTGGCGCTGGACTTCCGATGACGTCACCTTCTCCTGGAGCTACCGGGCCGACGGATCCAGGGACACCATCTCT GTCTTCCACTACACTGGTGGAGCTGCCTATGTGGACAACAAGGGACAGTTCAGAGACAGGCTGGAGTTTGTGGGGAACCCCGGTCGCCGGGATGGATCCATCCTACTCAAGAACCTGGACTACGGAGACAACGGCACCTTCACGTGTGATGCCAAGAACCCGCCTGACATAGTGGGACGCGCCTCCAGTGTCAGGCTGCTGGTCTTTGAAAAAG TTCCCATCCAGGCCGGAGTGATCACAGGGTCCATCATCGGTGCGGTGCTGGGTCTGTTGGTGCTCGTCGTTGTCATCTACTATCTCATGAGGTTCCTGGTGGCCCGCAGAGTCTTCAACCTCAGTGTCAG CAAACATGGAAAAAAAGGGAAGGGTAAGGAGGGATCACAGCAGAGACAG tga
- the LOC129813613 gene encoding myelin protein P0-like isoform X1, with the protein MLTILALASVILLGIVPQQSEAIVIYTGWERHALVGSDIRLSCSFFSWRWTSDDVTFSWSYRADGSRDTISVFHYTGGAAYVDNKGQFRDRLEFVGNPGRRDGSILLKNLDYGDNGTFTCDAKNPPDIVGRASSVRLLVFEKVPIQAGVITGSIIGAVLGLLVLVVVIYYLMRFLVARRVFNLSVSKHGKKGKGKEGSQQRQVPVLSIGDPSKLKAAASEKKKQESRKDKK; encoded by the exons ATGCTGACCATTTTGGCGCTGGCATCGGTCATACTGCTTGGAATAG TGCCCCAGCAGTCGGAGGCCATCGTCATCTACACGGGCTGGGAGCGTCACGCCCTAGTGGGGTCAGACATCCGTCTGTCATGTTCATTCTTCTCCTGGCGCTGGACTTCCGATGACGTCACCTTCTCCTGGAGCTACCGGGCCGACGGATCCAGGGACACCATCTCT GTCTTCCACTACACTGGTGGAGCTGCCTATGTGGACAACAAGGGACAGTTCAGAGACAGGCTGGAGTTTGTGGGGAACCCCGGTCGCCGGGATGGATCCATCCTACTCAAGAACCTGGACTACGGAGACAACGGCACCTTCACGTGTGATGCCAAGAACCCGCCTGACATAGTGGGACGCGCCTCCAGTGTCAGGCTGCTGGTCTTTGAAAAAG TTCCCATCCAGGCCGGAGTGATCACAGGGTCCATCATCGGTGCGGTGCTGGGTCTGTTGGTGCTCGTCGTTGTCATCTACTATCTCATGAGGTTCCTGGTGGCCCGCAGAGTCTTCAACCTCAGTGTCAG CAAACATGGAAAAAAAGGGAAGGGTAAGGAGGGATCACAGCAGAGACAG gTCCCAGTTCTCTCCATCGGGGACCCGTCCAAGCTGAAGGCCGCCGCCTCAGAAAAGAAGAAACAGGAGTCACGCAAGGATAAGAAATAG
- the LOC129813613 gene encoding myelin protein P0-like isoform X3 — MLTILALASVILLGIVPQQSEAIVIYTGWERHALVGSDIRLSCSFFSWRWTSDDVTFSWSYRADGSRDTISVFHYTGGAAYVDNKGQFRDRLEFVGNPGRRDGSILLKNLDYGDNGTFTCDAKNPPDIVGRASSVRLLVFEKVPIQAGVITGSIIGAVLGLLVLVVVIYYLMRFLVARRVFNLSVSKHGKKGKGKEGSQQRQ, encoded by the exons ATGCTGACCATTTTGGCGCTGGCATCGGTCATACTGCTTGGAATAG TGCCCCAGCAGTCGGAGGCCATCGTCATCTACACGGGCTGGGAGCGTCACGCCCTAGTGGGGTCAGACATCCGTCTGTCATGTTCATTCTTCTCCTGGCGCTGGACTTCCGATGACGTCACCTTCTCCTGGAGCTACCGGGCCGACGGATCCAGGGACACCATCTCT GTCTTCCACTACACTGGTGGAGCTGCCTATGTGGACAACAAGGGACAGTTCAGAGACAGGCTGGAGTTTGTGGGGAACCCCGGTCGCCGGGATGGATCCATCCTACTCAAGAACCTGGACTACGGAGACAACGGCACCTTCACGTGTGATGCCAAGAACCCGCCTGACATAGTGGGACGCGCCTCCAGTGTCAGGCTGCTGGTCTTTGAAAAAG TTCCCATCCAGGCCGGAGTGATCACAGGGTCCATCATCGGTGCGGTGCTGGGTCTGTTGGTGCTCGTCGTTGTCATCTACTATCTCATGAGGTTCCTGGTGGCCCGCAGAGTCTTCAACCTCAGTGTCAG CAAACATGGAAAAAAAGGGAAGGGTAAGGAGGGATCACAGCAGAGACAG TGA